A window of the Gossypium hirsutum isolate 1008001.06 chromosome A03, Gossypium_hirsutum_v2.1, whole genome shotgun sequence genome harbors these coding sequences:
- the LOC107886566 gene encoding putative pentatricopeptide repeat-containing protein At5g09950 gives MRLSGFLSLIRTLPILAQSNYRAFTSYRNINADLGVYYKNKTINELIRSRRLDDAQNLFDQMSIRDSITYNLLITGHGRYGNPKQALYIYKEMVSQEIQETGPTFSSVITVCANEGFYREGIQVHCRVISLGFGLNLFIGSSLVNLYFHMGLVDVAWKLFDQLPERNLTVWNLLLNGFLELGKIEELFGLHDQMKWEGVNPNGLSFCYLIRACCNARFLDEGMQLHCHAIKAGWVECNVFVANALVDFYSACGNFIDARKAFLLIPVEDVISWNSIISVYAENDLLYDAIELLSRMHFWDKKPSIRSIVGLLNLSSRREDILLGRQIHCFITKVGFDLGSVHIQSALIDMYGKCGEIESSLSVYERASKRTLECCNSLITSFLHCGITGDVFEIFVLMIDEGIRIDEVTLSTTLKALSLSTWASLDSCRLLHCCAIKSGYESDVAVSCSLIDLYSGCGHFELSRKVFETLPLPNIFCFASIINGYARNGMGNESVSLLEAMIHKGLVPDKVTFLCVLNGCNHAGLLEEGKFVFNLMKSYGICPERQHFSCMVDLLGRAGLVYEAEELLQQSPGGGDSVMWSSLLRSCRVHKNEIVGKRAAKVLMELGQDSFAIYLQVSNFYSEVGEFKASLQIRELAMARKVMREIGHSSIEVKTYS, from the coding sequence ATGAGGCTAAGTGGATTTTTGTCGTTGATACGTACGTTGCCAATCTTGGCACAATCGAATTACAGGGCCTTTACATCATACCGTAATATAAACGCTGATCTGGGTGTTTACtacaaaaacaaaacaattaatgAATTAATCAGATCCAGGCGTCTCGACGATGCCCAGAACCTTTTCGATCAAATGTCTATAAGAGATAGCATTACATATAATTTGCTAATTACTGGGCACGGTCGATATGGGAATCCAAAGCAAGCACTGTATATTTATAAGGAAATGGTTTCACAGGAAATCCAAGAAACTGGTCCTACATTTTCGTCTGTGATTACTGTTTGTGCGAATGAGGGGTTTTATAGAGAAGGTATTCAAGTTCATTGCAGGGTGATTTCACTTGGGTTTGGATTGAATTTGTTTATTGGGAGCTCACTTGTTAACCTATATTTTCATATGGGACTTGTTGATGTCGCTTGGAAGTTGTTCGATCAATTGCCTGAACGGAATTTAACCGTATGGAATTTGCTGTTAAACGGGTTTTTGGAGCTTGGTAAAATAGAGGAATTATTTGGGTTGCACGACCAAATGAAATGGGAGGGTGTCAATCCAAATGGACTTagtttttgttatttaattcGTGCTTGCTGTAATGCGAGGTTTCTGGACGAAGGAATGCAGCTGCATTGTCATGCGATTAAAGCTGGATGGGTGGAATGCAATGTTTTTGTTGCCAATGCTTTGGTGGACTTTTATTCTGCCTGTGGGAATTTCATTGATGCTAGGAAAGCGTTTTTGTTAATTCCTGTTGAAGATGTGATATCATGGAATTCCATCATTTCTGTATATGCGGAGAATGATTTGTTGTATGATGCTATTGAATTACTTAGTAGGATGCATTTCTGGGATAAAAAACCTTCAATTCGTTCCATTGTGGGGCTCTTGAATTTATCCAGTAGAAGAGAGGATATTCTGTTAGGGAGGCAAATTCACTGTTTTATAACAAAAGTAGGGTTTGATTTAGGGAGTGTTCATATTCAGTCAGCGTTAATTGATATGTATGGAAAATGTGGTGAAATTGAAAGCTCTCTGTCTGTATATGAGAGGGCATCTAAGAGAACTTTGGAGTGTTGTAACTCATTAATAACCTCCTTTTTGCACTGTGGTATCACTGGTGACGTGTTTGAGATTTTTGTTTTGATGATTGATGAAGGAATTAGGATTGATGAGGTTACTCTTTCTACGACACTAAAAGCATTATCACTGTCTACTTGGGCTAGTTTGGACAGCTGCAGACTGTTGCACTGCTGTGCTATAAAATCCGGTTATGAATCTGATGTCGCAGTTTCATGTTCTCTTATTGATTTGTATTCAGGATGTGGGCATTTTGAACTCTCCCGCAAGGTTTTTGAAACCCTTCCTCTACCAAACATCTTCTGCTTTGCATCTATAATCAATGGATATGCCCGAAATGGTATGGGCAATGAAAGTGTCAGCCTGTTGGAAGCAATGATCCACAAAGGCCTAGTACCTGATAAGGTGACATTCTTATGTGTTCTAAATGGTTGCAACCATGCAGGATTACTTGAAGAAGGAAAGTTTGTGTTTAACTTGATGAAATCTTATGGCATTTGCCCAGAACGACAACATTTTTCGTGTATGGTAGATCTTTTAGGCCGTGCAGGTCTAGTGTATGAAGCTGAGGAGTTGCTGCAACAGTCACCAGGAGGGGGTGATTCTGTAATGTGGAGCTCATTGCTGCGAAGTTGTAGGGTCCACAAGAATGAAATAGTGGGTAAAAGAGCAGCAAAAGTCTTGATGGAGCTTGGTCAGGATAGTTTTGCCATTTATTTGCAAGTGTCAAATTTTTATTCTGAAGTTGGGGAATTTAAAGCCTCATTACAAATCAGAGAACTTGCCATGGCTAGAAAGGTGATGAGGGAGATTGGTCACAGTTCAATTGAGGTGAAGACTTACAGTTAA
- the LOC107886567 gene encoding probable polygalacturonase At1g80170 isoform X2 codes for MLYDKFNILGELEDLDIAEEDMELFEGPSWISERGGKVLVNVDSFGAVGDGVSDDTEAFRKAWNTSCSTSKSVLLVPPGRRYLVNATRFKGPCEERLVVQIDGTIVAPDEPNDWDANLPRNWLVFSKLEGVVFQGNGVIDGSGSKWWASSCKKNKSNPCRGAPTALTIDSSSSIKVKGLTIQNSQQMNFVISRCESVRVSEVQVSCPGDSPNTDGIHITGSTNVVLQDSKIGTGDDCISIVNASSGIKMKRIYCGPGHGVSIGSLGKDNSTAVVTKVVLDTALLRETTNGVRIKTWQGGSGYVRGVRFENVRMEDVANPIIIDQFYCDSPKTCQNQTSAVQISQIMYRNISGTTKSKEAMKFACSDTTPCSNIVLSNINLEKKDGTAETYCNSAQGFGYGIVHPSADCLSSNDKGYILIDHKENSELAEPSRDHIVHTEL; via the exons ATGTTATACGACAAATTCAACATACTTGGAGAGCTTGAAGACCTCGACATAGCTGAAGAAGATATGGAACTCTTTGAGGGCCCATCTTGGATAAGTGAACGCGGTGGCAAGGTTCTTGTAAATGTGGATAGCTTTGGTGCGGTTGGGGATGGAGTTTCTGATGACACTGAG GCATTTAGAAAAGCATGGAACACATCGTGCTCTACTTCAAAATCAGTTCTCTTGGTTCCTCCTGGACGCCGATATTTAGTTAATGCTACGAGGTTTAAGGGGCCATGTGAAGAGAGGTTGGTTGTTCAG ATTGATGGAACAATAGTAGCACCGGATGAACCTAATGACTGGGACGCAAATCTTCCACGAAACTGGCTTGTTTTTTCTAAGCTGGAGGGAGTAGTTTTCCAAGGAAATGGAGTTATTGATGGCTCTGGCAGCAAATGGTGGGCATCTTCTTGCAAAAAGAACAAGTCAAAT CCGTGCAGAGGGGCACCAACA GCACTGACTATTGATTCAAGCTCATCTATTAAGGTAAAGGGTCTTACCATTCAGAACAGCCAACAGATGAATTTCGTCATTTCCAGGTGTGAATCTGTTCGAGTATCTGAAGTTCAAGTCTCCTGCCCAGGAGACAGTCCGAACACTGATGGGATCCACATCACTGGGTCAACTAACGTCGTTCTTCAAGACAGCAAAATAGGGACAG GAGATGATTGCATCTCAATTGTTAATGCTTCATCTGGTATCAAGATGAAGAGAATATATTGTGGACCAGGACATGGAGTAAG CATTGGGAGCCTTGGGAAGGATAACTCAACTGCCGTTGTCACAAAGGTGGTCTTGGATACAGCACTCCTCAGGGAGACTACAAATGGTGTCAGGATTAAAACTTGGCAG GGTGGTTCCGGTTATGTCCGTGGGGTGCGTTTTGAAAATGTAAGGATGGAAGATGTTGCCAACCCCATCATTATCGATCAGTTCTACTGTGATTCGCCGAAAACCTGCCAAAACCAG ACATCAGCGGTGCAAATAAGCCAGATTATGTACAGAAACATTAGCGGGACAACAAAAAGCAAGGAAGCAATGAAGTTCGCCTGCAGTGATACGACTCCCTGTAGCAATATAGTCCTCAGCAATATAAACTTAGAGAAGAAGGATGGCACCGCAGAGACCTACTGCAACTCTGCTCAAGGCTTTGGCTACGGGATCGTTCATCCGTCAGCGGACTGTCTAAGTTCCAATGACAAAGGCTATATTCTCATTGATCATAAAGAAAATTCTGAGCTTGCTGAACCGAGCAGAGATCATATTGTTCACACCGAACTCTAA
- the LOC107886568 gene encoding polygalacturonase At1g48100 isoform X2 produces the protein MGGVNFRSLTFMILIAFFVWCSSIETCIARRGKHWRQSTNGAALSKKKGGSHGHRNYHNGGSKPKPPPPQSHKATPSPKPKEEVPPSTPSPHGRYGYDQQSTVFNVLDFGAKGDGKSDDTKAFQDTWAAACKVEASTVVVPAEFVFLVGPISFSGPYCQANIVFQLDGTIIAPTDARPWGKGLLQWLEFTKLKGIAIQGKGIIDGRGSGWWQDAPYEDPYDDERKLIIPLNSTVQERPPMPVRNELSGKMPSIKPTALRFYGSFNVTVTGITIQNSPQCHLKFDNCKGVVVHDITVSSPGDSPNTDGIHLQNSNDVLIHSSDLACGDDCVSIQTGCSNVYIHNVNCGPGHGISIGSLGRDNSKACVSNITVRDIVMHNTMNGVRIKTWVDRDLFRGFCSRTFKFLRSNFQL, from the exons atgggtgGAGTTAACTTCAGAAGTCTCacatttatgattttaattgCATTTTTTGTATGGTGTTCAAGTATTGAAACATGCATTGCTAGAAGAGGCAAGCATTGGAGGCAGAGCACGAATGGTGCTGCACTATCTAAGAAGAAAGGAGGAAGTCATGGTCATCGCAATTACCACAATGGAGGATCAAAGCCTAAACCTCCTCCTCCCCAGTCCCACAAAGCTACTCCATCTCCTAAACCTAAAGAAGAAGTCCCCCCTTCAACTCCTTCACCCCACGGCCGTTACGGCTATGATCAGCAGTCTACCGTATTCAACGTCCTAGATTTTGGCGCTAAAGGTGATGGGAAATCTGATGATACTAAG GCATTTCAAGACACATGGGCAGCTGCATGTAAAGTGGAGGCATCAACTGTTGTCGTTCCAGCCGAATTTGTGTTTCTTGTAGGACCCATTTCATTTTCTGGTCCATACTGTCAAGCAAACATTGTGTTTCAG cTGGATGGCACAATTATTGCTCCGACTGATGCTCGACCCTGGGGAAAAGGTCTTCTACAGTGGCTTGAATTTACAAAGCTGAAAGGTATAGCAATTCAAGGAAAAGGCATCATTGATGGAAGAGGCTCAGGGTGGTGGCAAGATGCCCCATATGAAGATCCCTATGATGATGAAAGAAAACTCATAATTCCATTAAACAGCACAGTTCAAGAAAGGCCACCAATGCCG GTCAGAAATGAACTCAGTGGAAAAATGCCGAGCATCAAACCAACT GCACTTAGGTTTTATGGGAGTTTTAACGTGACAGTCACGGGCATAACAATTCAAAACAGTCCCCAATGCCATCTCAAGTTCGATAATTGCAAGGGAGTTGTGGTGCACGATATTACCGTCTCATCTCCTGGGGACAGTCCTAATACAGATGGAATTCACCTACAGAACTCCAATGATGTGCTAATTCATAGCAGTGATCTCGCCTGtg GAGATGACTGTGTTTCCATACAAACAGGATGCTCAAATGTATACATACACAATGTGAACTGTGGACCAGGGCATGGAATAAGCATTGGAAGCTTAGGAAGGGATAATTCTAAAGCCTGTGTCTCAAACATCACTGTCAGGGATATCGTTATGCATAACACAATGAATGGTGTCAGAATTAAGACATG GGTGGATCGGGATCTGTTCAGGGGGTTCTGTTCTCGAACATTCAAGTTTCTGAGGTCCAACTTCCAATTGTGA
- the LOC107886565 gene encoding DNA-directed RNA polymerases I, II, and III subunit RPABC5, which translates to MIIPVRCFTCGKVIGNKWDTYLDLLQADYTEGDALDALGLVRYCCRRMLMTHVDLIEKLLNYNTLEKSETS; encoded by the exons ATGATAATCCCAGTCCGTTGCTTCACATGCGGGAAG GTTATTGGTAACAAATGGGACACCTACCTTGATCTTCTCCAGGCCGACTATACTGAAGG CGATGCTCTTGATGCTTTGGGCTTGGTTCGATATTGCTGTAGGAGAATGCTTATGACTCATGTCGATCTAATCGAGAAGCTTCTGAACTACAACA CATTGGAGAAATCAGAGACCAGTTGA
- the LOC107886567 gene encoding probable polygalacturonase At1g80170 isoform X1, whose product MDKLFLVSFLGLLITHAVGGNMLYDKFNILGELEDLDIAEEDMELFEGPSWISERGGKVLVNVDSFGAVGDGVSDDTEAFRKAWNTSCSTSKSVLLVPPGRRYLVNATRFKGPCEERLVVQIDGTIVAPDEPNDWDANLPRNWLVFSKLEGVVFQGNGVIDGSGSKWWASSCKKNKSNPCRGAPTALTIDSSSSIKVKGLTIQNSQQMNFVISRCESVRVSEVQVSCPGDSPNTDGIHITGSTNVVLQDSKIGTGDDCISIVNASSGIKMKRIYCGPGHGVSIGSLGKDNSTAVVTKVVLDTALLRETTNGVRIKTWQGGSGYVRGVRFENVRMEDVANPIIIDQFYCDSPKTCQNQTSAVQISQIMYRNISGTTKSKEAMKFACSDTTPCSNIVLSNINLEKKDGTAETYCNSAQGFGYGIVHPSADCLSSNDKGYILIDHKENSELAEPSRDHIVHTEL is encoded by the exons ATGGATAAATTATTCCTAGTTTCCTTCCTCGGTTTGCTGATCACACATGCAGTTGGCGGAAACATGTTATACGACAAATTCAACATACTTGGAGAGCTTGAAGACCTCGACATAGCTGAAGAAGATATGGAACTCTTTGAGGGCCCATCTTGGATAAGTGAACGCGGTGGCAAGGTTCTTGTAAATGTGGATAGCTTTGGTGCGGTTGGGGATGGAGTTTCTGATGACACTGAG GCATTTAGAAAAGCATGGAACACATCGTGCTCTACTTCAAAATCAGTTCTCTTGGTTCCTCCTGGACGCCGATATTTAGTTAATGCTACGAGGTTTAAGGGGCCATGTGAAGAGAGGTTGGTTGTTCAG ATTGATGGAACAATAGTAGCACCGGATGAACCTAATGACTGGGACGCAAATCTTCCACGAAACTGGCTTGTTTTTTCTAAGCTGGAGGGAGTAGTTTTCCAAGGAAATGGAGTTATTGATGGCTCTGGCAGCAAATGGTGGGCATCTTCTTGCAAAAAGAACAAGTCAAAT CCGTGCAGAGGGGCACCAACA GCACTGACTATTGATTCAAGCTCATCTATTAAGGTAAAGGGTCTTACCATTCAGAACAGCCAACAGATGAATTTCGTCATTTCCAGGTGTGAATCTGTTCGAGTATCTGAAGTTCAAGTCTCCTGCCCAGGAGACAGTCCGAACACTGATGGGATCCACATCACTGGGTCAACTAACGTCGTTCTTCAAGACAGCAAAATAGGGACAG GAGATGATTGCATCTCAATTGTTAATGCTTCATCTGGTATCAAGATGAAGAGAATATATTGTGGACCAGGACATGGAGTAAG CATTGGGAGCCTTGGGAAGGATAACTCAACTGCCGTTGTCACAAAGGTGGTCTTGGATACAGCACTCCTCAGGGAGACTACAAATGGTGTCAGGATTAAAACTTGGCAG GGTGGTTCCGGTTATGTCCGTGGGGTGCGTTTTGAAAATGTAAGGATGGAAGATGTTGCCAACCCCATCATTATCGATCAGTTCTACTGTGATTCGCCGAAAACCTGCCAAAACCAG ACATCAGCGGTGCAAATAAGCCAGATTATGTACAGAAACATTAGCGGGACAACAAAAAGCAAGGAAGCAATGAAGTTCGCCTGCAGTGATACGACTCCCTGTAGCAATATAGTCCTCAGCAATATAAACTTAGAGAAGAAGGATGGCACCGCAGAGACCTACTGCAACTCTGCTCAAGGCTTTGGCTACGGGATCGTTCATCCGTCAGCGGACTGTCTAAGTTCCAATGACAAAGGCTATATTCTCATTGATCATAAAGAAAATTCTGAGCTTGCTGAACCGAGCAGAGATCATATTGTTCACACCGAACTCTAA
- the LOC107886568 gene encoding polygalacturonase At1g48100 isoform X1, with protein MGGVNFRSLTFMILIAFFVWCSSIETCIARRGKHWRQSTNGAALSKKKGGSHGHRNYHNGGSKPKPPPPQSHKATPSPKPKEEVPPSTPSPHGRYGYDQQSTVFNVLDFGAKGDGKSDDTKAFQDTWAAACKVEASTVVVPAEFVFLVGPISFSGPYCQANIVFQLDGTIIAPTDARPWGKGLLQWLEFTKLKGIAIQGKGIIDGRGSGWWQDAPYEDPYDDERKLIIPLNSTVQERPPMPVRNELSGKMPSIKPTALRFYGSFNVTVTGITIQNSPQCHLKFDNCKGVVVHDITVSSPGDSPNTDGIHLQNSNDVLIHSSDLACGDDCVSIQTGCSNVYIHNVNCGPGHGISIGSLGRDNSKACVSNITVRDIVMHNTMNGVRIKTWQGGSGSVQGVLFSNIQVSEVQLPIVIDQFYCDKRKCSNETAAVALSGITYEKIRGTYTVKPVHFACSDSLPCIGVTLSAIELKPVQEHYYLYDPFCWQTFGELTTPTVPPISCLQIGKPTNNRVQSDHDVC; from the exons atgggtgGAGTTAACTTCAGAAGTCTCacatttatgattttaattgCATTTTTTGTATGGTGTTCAAGTATTGAAACATGCATTGCTAGAAGAGGCAAGCATTGGAGGCAGAGCACGAATGGTGCTGCACTATCTAAGAAGAAAGGAGGAAGTCATGGTCATCGCAATTACCACAATGGAGGATCAAAGCCTAAACCTCCTCCTCCCCAGTCCCACAAAGCTACTCCATCTCCTAAACCTAAAGAAGAAGTCCCCCCTTCAACTCCTTCACCCCACGGCCGTTACGGCTATGATCAGCAGTCTACCGTATTCAACGTCCTAGATTTTGGCGCTAAAGGTGATGGGAAATCTGATGATACTAAG GCATTTCAAGACACATGGGCAGCTGCATGTAAAGTGGAGGCATCAACTGTTGTCGTTCCAGCCGAATTTGTGTTTCTTGTAGGACCCATTTCATTTTCTGGTCCATACTGTCAAGCAAACATTGTGTTTCAG cTGGATGGCACAATTATTGCTCCGACTGATGCTCGACCCTGGGGAAAAGGTCTTCTACAGTGGCTTGAATTTACAAAGCTGAAAGGTATAGCAATTCAAGGAAAAGGCATCATTGATGGAAGAGGCTCAGGGTGGTGGCAAGATGCCCCATATGAAGATCCCTATGATGATGAAAGAAAACTCATAATTCCATTAAACAGCACAGTTCAAGAAAGGCCACCAATGCCG GTCAGAAATGAACTCAGTGGAAAAATGCCGAGCATCAAACCAACT GCACTTAGGTTTTATGGGAGTTTTAACGTGACAGTCACGGGCATAACAATTCAAAACAGTCCCCAATGCCATCTCAAGTTCGATAATTGCAAGGGAGTTGTGGTGCACGATATTACCGTCTCATCTCCTGGGGACAGTCCTAATACAGATGGAATTCACCTACAGAACTCCAATGATGTGCTAATTCATAGCAGTGATCTCGCCTGtg GAGATGACTGTGTTTCCATACAAACAGGATGCTCAAATGTATACATACACAATGTGAACTGTGGACCAGGGCATGGAATAAGCATTGGAAGCTTAGGAAGGGATAATTCTAAAGCCTGTGTCTCAAACATCACTGTCAGGGATATCGTTATGCATAACACAATGAATGGTGTCAGAATTAAGACATGGCAG GGTGGATCGGGATCTGTTCAGGGGGTTCTGTTCTCGAACATTCAAGTTTCTGAGGTCCAACTTCCAATTGTGATCGATCAGTTCTACTGTGACAAAAGGAAATGTTCGAACGAAACAGCTGCAGTCGCTCTATCAGGAATCACCTATGAAAAAATAAGAGGAACATACACAGTAAAACCTGTCCACTTCGCCTGCAGCGATAGCCTTCCATGTATAGGTGTAACCTTATCTGCCATTGAACTAAAACCAGTGCAGGAACATTACTACCTCTACGATCCATTCTGTTGGCAAACTTTCGGAGAGTTGACCACCCCTACTGTTCCCCCAATCAGTTGTTTACAAATTGGGAAGCCAACAAATAACAGAGTCCAATCTGATCATGATGTGTGCTGA
- the LOC107886564 gene encoding pyrrolidone-carboxylate peptidase gives MGSQEPKAVTINVTGFKKFQGIAHNPTETIVNNLKNFVESKGLLPAGVTLRSCTVLETAGNGALPVLLKVLESGISGIDTKNELVIWLHLGVDGGAQKFTLEQQAVNEASFFCPDELGWQPMRQPIVTDDGGISRKRQTTCSIEAILRFLKNKGYAATTSNDAGLFICNYVYYHSLRFAEQKGHKSLFVHVPLFSTINEETQMQFVASLLEAIASTC, from the exons ATGGGATCTCAAGAACCAAAGGCTGTAACTATTAATGTAACCGGATTTAAGAAGTTTCAAGGGATTGCTCATAATCCCACAGAAACTATAGTTAATAACCTCAAAAATTTCGTTGAAAGCAAAGGGTTGCTGCCTGCTGGTGTTACATTAAGGAGTTGCACTGTCCTTGAGACTGCTGGCAATGGTGCTCTTCCCGTGCTTCTCAAGGTCTTGGAATCTGGCATCTCAGGGATTGACACCAAAAACGAACTTGTTATATGG CTTCACTTGGGGGTTGATGGCGGAGCACAAAAATTTACCCTCGAACAGCAGGCTGTAAATGAAGCTTCTTTCTTTTGTCCTGATGAACTAGGATGGCAACCAATG CGACAGCCCATTGTTACCGACGATGGGGGAATCTCCCGGAAACGACAG ACGACTTGTTCCATTGAAGCAATCCTCAGGTTCTTAAAGAACAAGGGCTATGCTGCGACGACATCCAATGATGCCGGCCTTTTTATATGCAATTATGTATACTATCACTCTCTCCGGTTCGCCGAACAGAAGGGTCATAAATCTCTATTTGTTCATGTTCCCCTCTTCTCAACAATCAACGAAGAGACACAGATGCAATTCGTCGCTTCTCTTTTGGAGGCCATTGCATCGACCTGCTAA